The genomic stretch aatatatttggaagagtcattgtatatattaaaaacacaactttaaaaaaactactaagagataagttctTATAGTTTGAGAATGGAAAAAATTATATTGggcaaattgaatacatatgagattttgataggtttcaatagtgtgataacgaatATGTGTACGAGTGTGTATGTAAATAGTGATTGCGAgtacatttgaataatcaaaacaaaagtaatgattattaagtaatataatattataaatgacatgaaaaaatagaaaacacgttacatttttttgatatctttaattaaatatgtataagtcaaatataaaatatcGATTATGACTAatcaaatactccgtattacttttagttaaatattttatatgtctttgaagttaaacatcaaaaaataatatctgagaaagttcaacctattatatTTACATGTAATAacctcttaaacatcattatatataattgtttaaaaaaacaaaaggtgcaaatttctcatagatatgtttgacacatatcacatgcaagacacaatcaaaacatttgaataagttgagtttgaactctatatgtttgatagataaatgtcacatgttatacacaaaaaattaaaaattacaaaaaattatgttcacatcattttgaataaatattaattaatttgagacataaagtatcgtgaaatgatataatttgagaacttattgttgattgttgtattattcgaataaattttattttgattaatatgatattttaccaGTCACAAATTtctttataaaacgttgatcatgcataattaattatcatttattagttttaattaaaactcttatgtattttatattaaaacattgaagttaaacctaaaaatattaaatttgagaaaaaaatatttataagagaaaatattgaaggtcatatatgaattatataatttttcatcaattataatcataaaatattaaaacaggctgcgcgaagcgcgggatactacctagttgaTTCAATATTGTGGAGTTCGTGACAAAAACTTCGCTACTCGTAAATTTTAAGAAcatttgaaaattttaagaacATTTGAATACTCGATATATCATGTCATTGTACATTTGAAATTGTCTCGGTATACCGTATACGAAAATTGAAAATTTCCTCACTCCCCTGCCCTCTCGGTATACCGTATGCGTACTAAGAAATTGTCTTCGTCTAGTGGCACATGAACGTGTCGCTATTCGTAAATTTTAAGTACATTTGAATATTCGATATATCATGTCATTGTACATTTGAAATTGTCTCGGTATACCGTATACGAAAATTGAAAATTTCCTCACTCCCCTGCCCTCTCGGTATACCGTATGCGTACTAAGAAATTGTCTTCGTCTAGTGGCACATGAACGTGTCGCTATTCGTAAATTTTAAGTACATTTGAATATTCGATATATCATGTCATTGTACATTTGAAATTGTCTCGGTATACCGTATACGAAAATTGAAAATTTCCTCACTCCCCTGCCCTCTCGGTATACCGTATGCGTACTAAGAAATTGTCTTCGTCTAGTGGCACATAAACATGTCGCTATTCGTAAATTTTAAGTACATTTGAATACTCGATATATCATGTCATTGTACATTTGAAATTGTCTCAGTATACCGTATACGAAAATTGAAAATTTCCTCACTCCCCCGCCCTCTCGGTATACCGTGTACGTACTAAGAATTTGTCTTCGTCTAGTGGCACATAAAGGTGTCACTATTCGTAAATTTTAAGTATATTTGAATCCTCGATATATCATGTAATTATAAATTTGAAATTGTCTCGGTATACCGTattcaaaaattgaaaatttcctCACTTTTCCGCCCTCTCGGTATACCGTATAGGTACTTAGAAATTGTCTTCCTCTAGTGGCACACAAACTCGGCCATGTAATGGTGGGCCATGAAGAATAAAACAACGAGACCAAATCACCCATGACGAGCAATGGGAGTGGCGATGTGGGTGCACGAGTATTTTTGGTAGTTGTTTAGGCCTGTAGGATGAAGTTGCAAAGATAACCCGAACCGATATGAAAAGGCTGATCCGATTGACCCGAACTATATTACCCGACTATGATCCGAAATTCAAATTGCCCCGACCTAGCCCGAAGATGACCTGAGCTTTCTCTACTCATAAGTCGTAATTGacttgacccgaaaatgacccgtaATAGACCAACGCATGTGGGTGGGGACCATTATATTTCCTCaaaatatcaaaataattttcgatttttttaataattataactCATTTCTCTCTTCTAACCTTAATAATCGTGGATAAAGCAATTGTAAACACTATTGATCGGGACGGATGGAGTAACATatttaatattagtattttaatcatattcaaagCTTATATTAACTACAtcgaaaattataaaaattaaattagtttgataattattttaatattaaaAGCTTATAAAATCgaaaataatattaatttttatattttatttgtaatttaaaTTACTCAAAATAATAATTTCTTGATTACTATTTCAAATATAATGTATAAAATATTAcgaattaatattttaataaaacaaATTATTTATCTTTGAAACAAGTGGTTATACTGTTTAGGTCAATTCGGGTTTGGGTAGGCATGATTGCACGTCGATATTTTCGGGTCTTAACATTGAAAAACAGGTCATTTCGAGtaagattttgataggtttaagtGTTAATGTGTCAtctgagttttgtttttgttgttgcacACTGAATCACAAATGGGTCAACCTGGTCAGGTTTGGTTGAGTCAATTTAGGGAGGTCATTTTGATTTTGGAAGAATATGGGCCAGATCGGTCAGATCGAGCAAATTCAGGTTCGGATCATTTCCGGATCTATTACTATCAACTTATCAAGTTCTGTGGCTAATGGATAATTTGCAATAATAGaaattttgggtcgggtcatattTATGCTGATCAATTCGGGCTCTAGATCATGATTGGTCCTCAGTTTGGATGTCGAATCAGGTTGTTGGGACCCGGTCTATTTTGTTAGATCTATCGCACACGCATGTGCCTATGTAATACGCGTATACGACGGTTCTATTAAAAGAGCTAAAGTTCAACAACTAATTCCATCACACAATTCATCAcacaaatcttcaatttctcgtacgccaaaaaataaaaaacagaCGAAAATGGATCTCGGAACAGTGTTATCGGTAGCGCAAACTCTGTTTTCAGCCCTGCAATGCACTGAGCTCAAACACATTTTCACTCTTTTCGGATACGAGTCGGAACTGGATAACCTCAGGCGTACCGTGGTCACCGTAAGAACCGTGCTCAAGGATGCGGAGGCCAAACAAGATGCTCTCGCGTCAATGTCCAATCAAGCTCAGTTATACATTGACGAGCTCAAGGATGCAGTTTACGATGCTGACGATTTGTTGGATGAGTTCATCACCATAATCGACCTAAAGAAGGAGCTTATAACTCAAAAGGGTGCGATTCTTGGAGAGGTTTCTCTTTTCTTCTCTCGTTTCAATCCTCTTAGTTTTGCTCGAAAGATGTCGAAAAGTGTTAAGAAGATTAGGATGAAGTTGGATGCCATTGCTGTTAACCATAATCAGTACGGGTTTAAGATCGACTATGAACCTATTAAGGTTAGGAGGGAGGAGACTTGTACTTATATCAATGAGAGTGATATTATTGGTCGAGAAGACGATGTGCAAAAATTGTTGGACATGTTGCTATCATCTGAAGGTAATCACAATGGGTGTAATTTTGTTAGCATCGTGGGTATTGGAGGTCTGGGAAAAACCGCCCTTGCTCAACTTGTGTATAATGACCCGAGAGTAAAGGGCGAGTTTCCGTTGAGGATGTGGGCTTGTGTGTCCGATCAAGATCAACGTCAACTTGGGGTAAAAGAGAATCTTATTAAAATCTTGAGATCGGCTATGGGTGACAATAGATGTGATGGTTACTCACTGGATCAGCTACAATGCCAGCTTCAAGAGCAACTAGCCAAAAATAAGTACTTACTTGTGCTTGATGATGTATGGACCGAAGATCGTGAAGAATGGCTTAAGTTGGCGAGTTTTACTAAGAAAGGTACAAAGGGAAGCTGGGTTGTCGTAACTACTCGTTCCATGAACACCGCTAGAATTGTGGGGAATGGTCTCCCGTACCAGTTGAAGGGCTTATCTTTCACGCATTCGTGGCGTTTGTTTCAGATGACGGCATTTGAGCAAGCAAATCCTACCAAGAAATTAATCAAAATTGGTCGTCAAATTGTTGAAAGGTGCGCTAATGTCCCTCTTGCCATAAGAGTTGTGGGTAGTCTTTTATATGGTCAGAGTAAGAGTAGATGGCGTTCGTTTCAACATAAGGGATTGGCTTGTATTCCTGACGATCAAAACGACATCACCTCTATATTGAAACTGAGCTACCACCATCTGAAATCCCCATTGAAAAGTTGTTTTACTTATTGTGCAATCTTTCCTAAAGATTTTGTTATACGTAAGGAGATGTTAATAAGCCTTTGGATGGCGCAAGGCTACATTGTCCCATTTGGTAACGGTCAAAGCATAGAGGATGCTGCTGAAGAATACTTATTGATTTTATTAAGGAGATGTTTCTTCCAAGATGTAAAGAGGAACGTGTACGGTGAGATTCTCTCATTTAAGATGCACGATCTTATGCATGACCTTGCACAAGATGTGGCCGGAAAAGAAATCTGTGAAGTGCTCTCGAATCCTACCGGATTAGATGAAAGAGTTCGCCACCTGTCAGTTGTCAAACACAATTTCATGAAAAGGTTTTCAGCTATGACCCGCATTCGTACCTGTTTTGGAATTGGGGGGAAGGACAAGGAGTTACTCATGGGTCTGATACTAACAAAATGTTTGCGCTTGAGATCTCTAAACTTGAGTGGTTTAGGACTCGAAATTTTACCTGAATCAATAGGTAACTTACTGCATTTAAGATATTTAGATCTTTCATGTAATTATGAGCTTAAGGGACTCCCAAAATCAATAACAAAGCTACATAATCTACTGACGCTGAAATTAGCTAATTGTTATGAATTGGAAGAGTTGCCCAAAGATTTGAGAAAGCTACATAAGCTTCACATCTTAGATATATCTGGATGCGAAGGGTTGGAGTATCTACCATCATGCATAGGCAAACTGTCTTATTTGCACACACTGAATAGGTATATGGTGGGGTCGACAAATTCGACTGGGAAGGAATGTTTCGATCAGTTGGAAGGCCTAAAGACTCTGCGTAAATTAAAGGGTTACCTTGAAATAGATATCCAAGTGCCTAAAAATGCAACATATGTCAAGGAAGACGATAAGGAAGGAGCATACATAAAGAGTAAGAAGCATCTCACTTGTATTCAGCTTACTATGAAGCATGAAGGTAGCTACGAAAGTGTCGAGTATGAGGAAGCATTGTTGGAGGAGCTCCAACCGCATTCTAATCTCATGGGGTTGACAATGAAGGAATTCAAAGGCGTGAGATTGCCAACTTGGGCGAGGGGAGATTGCTTAACAAGTTGTCTTCCAAACCTTGTCACTTTGAAATTTGTAAGTTGTGAGGCGTTAGAGTACCTTCCTGAATTGGGAACACTCCGTCATCTGAAGAAATTACGGCTAGTGGATTTGCCAAAGTTGGAATATGTAGAGGACGGATATAGTGAACACTATCTTGAAGACGTTCATTTACAAAGTTTGCCAAAGCTGGAAGCGTGGTGGCGAGGATCGGTAATCAATGATCCCAGTAGGGTTGGTGTCGAGTCACATCCATTATCTCTTCCTCGATTTAAAAAGATGGTGATAGTTGAGTGCCCGAAAATGTCTTGTACTCATGTGGAAGGCATAACAATATATGATTCTGTTGAACGCTGGAGATCTGATGAGTTCAGTGCAAACTTTATAAAATCATTACTGAAGTATTTACGTGATGACGCACAACGGTATAAAACAACGGGTGGTCTCAAAAACCGACGTGTTTGATTGGATCTTGAAACTGCACGTCTTAGAAATTCGTTTGATTGGTTCTTTCTTTCTTATGTCGACACAGCGAAAGCTATTTTATGGTATTTGTCGACCCAAGTCCGTAAAGATTACTGAAGTTGAGATGCAGCAGCAATTCATATGAACTGTAATAGCGTACAGATCTAATTAAACAGAGGAGTCCGGCTACTGTTTtagtctgattttttttttttttttttgaaggaactGTTTTAGTCGGATAGTCCCTTGTTATATTGTTTTCATTTAACTCGATTTCATATTTAACTTGATGTAATACCGAGGATTACTGCAGCACTGCAGCCTATGATACGGTGTATGTAGGTCTTTTGTTTATGTCGTTTAGGATACAGCTTTCCTTACATcttaatagtttacatttgctttattttgtgaggtgaaaataaagcaaatgtaaactattcgcTGTGACCGAGGGAATAGTATAAAATTGTATGTTAtgtaatactccctctgtcccggtcatttgttgtcttttccattttgggtgtctcagtcaattgttgtcctttctattttagaatTGCATTTGATTAGCAATTTGATCCTtcacaatcaatttgatccacttgtcatcttataattgaccctctttcttttccttggtctttgttcCAAAaaaattgaccgggacggagggaataTACTGTTACAACTTACAAGTTAGAAAGCCGACTTCCATAAGGACGTGTAGGCGAATTCTACATCGTTATAACGGctcaaaaaaatttcaattggTTCAAcgaactcaaaaaaaaaaatttacaatcACTGGAAACAATCTGAGGATAATAAATCTGAAACTAAATAGCGGTAATTAGATTAAAAtgatactagtattggtgcccggcttcgcccgggctacctctacttaccattaaaaattttttttcattaaataaatttacttaaagttgcataacccataaatttatcattaatatatttttctatgacatatcctaaaattacaatgaaataaattttcccgctattaatattttactcttaataatgaaataatagtaataacatttcactacttgcccgtaatcattgttactttcactactccgtAGTAATTATTATTCTTGTCCTCTTGTCGCATCAAatttgataatttcactactcccgccgtaattattgttactttcactattgccgcattaatattgattatttcacaactcccgttgttgtttctaccactttcactaatctcgctgataatattgttaattttactattcaaatgagtgattaatatcatataactatatccaatgttactacttagccatgcaattttaagagaattatgtatttatataaatatattacatatatgcattaaatcaaatcgaaagaattatgaaatattatatattatggaattaacttgaattatttataacttacttatattatatttttgtatgttaaataattaacatctctatacatctaataaactataaaatttaataaaattgcatagattttaaatttaatatataattttatgatgataataattaatatcataagtgtgcatgcttatactaattaattattttattttaaggaaattgaccatcttctagtcttctataaatatttaggaaaattatcaagcatcttctttcttttagtctccttgaaattgacatcttaattaattattttattttaaggaaattgaccatgttttagtctcttacaaatgtttaggaaaattatcaaacttctatataatttaattttaacccaaactatataatatttgcattgagatcccttaatcgggtccatcacacggtgctagtgatttacaactatatagtataattaatttgtataactttctttaattacattgaagtcccttggtttctggatttaatatatagtattgatatattacatatatgcattaaagcaaatcgaaacaattatgcaatattatatattatgcaatattattttattttaaggaaattgaccatcttctagtcttctataaatatttaggaaaattaccaaacatcttctttcttttagtctccttgaaattgaccatcttaattaattattttattttaaggaaattgaccatcttaattaattattttattttaaggaaattgaccatgttttagtctcttataaatgtttaggaaaattatcaagcttctatataatttaattttaacccaaactatataatatttgcattgagatcccttaatcgggtccatcacacggtgctagtgatttaaaactatatagtataattaatttgtataactttctttaattacatggaagtcccttggtttctggatttaatatatagtattgattatgAAACGTTAATCACAATCGGTAATGAAGCTTATCAGCCTTGCACTCAGCCGCAGAAAACAAAGTCTTGGACAAAGACTCAAGTTGGACTCCCTTGAAATCAAACGGACAAGAATGCAACTCAGGGTACCTGTGGGACCCACAGTACACCTCCCCACACCTGCACTCGAAACCCGTCAGCCCAACCCGTTTCTTGCAACAACCACACCTCTTCTTCATTGTGTTGCCCTCATTAGCAACCTTAGTTTCCACGTCGTCTTTGTTGTTGTTGCTAggaatagtagtagtagtagtacgagtttgttgttgttgttgtaggggTGTTTGCTTGAGCGAATCTCGGAAACACTTAGAACAAAGATTGTGTTGGGTTGGATTCCCATAGAATCCGCATCCATTTGCACATAGAGGTGGATCATTCATGTTGCTCATCTTCTCCCTCGTTTTCAATTAAGTCGCTCGAAAAAAGTCTATTCTTAGAGTTAGATCGGTTGATATCCAACGTATGCTTTGTTATTCTTAGAGTTATGCGTAAATAATTTTGGTGTTAGATCGGTTGTGACTTGTGActtgtgtgtgtatatatatagatgtgcaatttttttttttttttatttcaagtAAATTTCCTAATTCCATCTTGCCTAGGAAAGATTATGATTTAGGCTACATATTAGAAGTTTCTAGAACTTTTAGTATTCCAAAATAAAGTTAATAGAACTTGCCTTATTTTTGTCTATTTCCTTATCTATTAATCCCTCTGTCCAAGTGAATAATTTATATTTGCTTTATTTTACGAGGGgaaaataaagcaaatgtaaataTTAACTGGGGCGGAGGGAGTAGTAGTAGTTATCTTGAAGTTGGTAAATAGAAATAGTAACAGGCATGGAGTGTAACGTATGTTAACatataacggtttttctaacatgtgtcGTAGAGGCACGCattaaaaaacaaaaacaaaatgggAAGTTCTATGCCAAGTGTTCTTGGAAGTTAGCCCCACTCATTAAACTTTATCGGACTTGGATTAATTGATGGTAGGGCACGTCTGATCAACTTTTAAGTTTAGGCCGATGGTGTTTCGTTGGACCTAATACTATCGGGTTTGAATCTGAATCTACAAATTCTAGAGTTGTCGAATATGAATGCCGTATACTTTGCATTGACGAGATCAAGGATAATGTGCGAATTCAATCCTTAACGGCGTCATACTTTCGATGCTGTGGAGTCTAATGTCCGAATGTTCACAACTTCAGCCAACAGGCAACTACGCAAGAAGGCTGAAAAAggagagaaaaaaaattaaataaataaataagcgcAGACAAttcattaaaaaataaaaaataaaaatatactccctcctattctaaataactctccctatttcctttttcgtctattcacaatactctccctatttcctaatttggcaaacttttatacttattttaatcattccaccccacaacaataccccacaatactcatactttatcttattttaatcaccttaccccacaacaatacttattttaatcacacaatacatTTCCTCTCATATAATACTCCattccttaattcttgtgcccccCTTGAATAGGGagggttatttagaataggagggagtattgttAAATTCAACTACGGGCCTGGGCCTTATAAAGTGGTGATTCTAAAACCATGTTAAAGAGTCCACAACGTAGGCCCAAGAGggtccactctaaaaccaattggcaatagagggagtagccccttgcctta from Silene latifolia isolate original U9 population chromosome 5, ASM4854445v1, whole genome shotgun sequence encodes the following:
- the LOC141654743 gene encoding putative disease resistance protein RGA1, which encodes MDLGTVLSVAQTLFSALQCTELKHIFTLFGYESELDNLRRTVVTVRTVLKDAEAKQDALASMSNQAQLYIDELKDAVYDADDLLDEFITIIDLKKELITQKGAILGEVSLFFSRFNPLSFARKMSKSVKKIRMKLDAIAVNHNQYGFKIDYEPIKVRREETCTYINESDIIGREDDVQKLLDMLLSSEGNHNGCNFVSIVGIGGLGKTALAQLVYNDPRVKGEFPLRMWACVSDQDQRQLGVKENLIKILRSAMGDNRCDGYSLDQLQCQLQEQLAKNKYLLVLDDVWTEDREEWLKLASFTKKGTKGSWVVVTTRSMNTARIVGNGLPYQLKGLSFTHSWRLFQMTAFEQANPTKKLIKIGRQIVERCANVPLAIRVVGSLLYGQSKSRWRSFQHKGLACIPDDQNDITSILKLSYHHLKSPLKSCFTYCAIFPKDFVIRKEMLISLWMAQGYIVPFGNGQSIEDAAEEYLLILLRRCFFQDVKRNVYGEILSFKMHDLMHDLAQDVAGKEICEVLSNPTGLDERVRHLSVVKHNFMKRFSAMTRIRTCFGIGGKDKELLMGLILTKCLRLRSLNLSGLGLEILPESIGNLLHLRYLDLSCNYELKGLPKSITKLHNLLTLKLANCYELEELPKDLRKLHKLHILDISGCEGLEYLPSCIGKLSYLHTLNRYMVGSTNSTGKECFDQLEGLKTLRKLKGYLEIDIQVPKNATYVKEDDKEGAYIKSKKHLTCIQLTMKHEGSYESVEYEEALLEELQPHSNLMGLTMKEFKGVRLPTWARGDCLTSCLPNLVTLKFVSCEALEYLPELGTLRHLKKLRLVDLPKLEYVEDGYSEHYLEDVHLQSLPKLEAWWRGSVINDPSRVGVESHPLSLPRFKKMVIVECPKMSCTHVEGITIYDSVERWRSDEFSANFIKSLLKYLRDDAQRYKTTGGLKNRRV